A region from the Rufibacter sp. DG15C genome encodes:
- the fmt gene encoding methionyl-tRNA formyltransferase has protein sequence MQKEDLRIVFMGTPDFAVPGLQALLDKGWNVVAVITAPDKPAGRGLKLTYSPVKEVAVERGIPVLQPTNLKDPAFQEELSIYNASLQVIVAFRMLPEAVWNMPPLGSLNIHASLLPHYRGAAPINWAIINGDQETGVTSFFLRHEIDTGDIILQEKVAIEPEDDFGSLYEKLKHAGAKLLLDTVTAIVEERTQPYPQPQLDEPRMAPKIFKETCQINWNQPAEKVHNFVRGLSPYPAAWTVLEGKQFKVLKGEVTSAESALELSTIQTDNKTFLHIQCANGTAYSILELQMEGKKRMSIQDFLRGYTFQTTA, from the coding sequence ATGCAGAAAGAAGATTTGCGCATTGTGTTCATGGGTACGCCAGACTTTGCCGTACCTGGTTTACAAGCCTTGTTAGACAAAGGTTGGAACGTGGTAGCCGTCATCACCGCCCCAGACAAACCCGCCGGACGCGGCCTTAAACTGACGTATTCGCCGGTAAAAGAGGTAGCCGTAGAACGCGGCATTCCGGTTTTACAACCCACCAACTTGAAAGACCCTGCTTTCCAAGAGGAGCTCAGCATCTACAACGCCAGCCTGCAGGTGATTGTAGCCTTCAGGATGTTACCCGAGGCGGTTTGGAACATGCCGCCGTTGGGCTCCCTGAACATCCATGCGTCTTTGTTACCCCATTACCGTGGGGCCGCGCCCATCAATTGGGCAATCATCAACGGCGACCAGGAGACGGGCGTGACCTCCTTCTTCCTACGTCATGAGATTGACACCGGAGACATCATTTTGCAGGAGAAAGTAGCCATTGAACCAGAGGATGACTTCGGCTCTTTGTATGAAAAGCTCAAACACGCCGGGGCCAAATTGCTGTTAGACACGGTAACGGCTATTGTGGAAGAGCGCACACAACCGTATCCACAGCCCCAGTTAGACGAGCCGCGCATGGCGCCCAAGATTTTCAAGGAAACCTGCCAAATTAATTGGAACCAGCCCGCTGAGAAGGTGCATAACTTTGTCAGGGGCTTGTCGCCTTACCCAGCCGCTTGGACGGTGTTGGAAGGCAAGCAGTTCAAGGTGTTGAAAGGCGAAGTTACTTCTGCCGAATCAGCTCTTGAGCTGAGCACCATCCAAACCGACAACAAGACCTTCCTGCATATTCAATGCGCCAACGGCACCGCCTATTCCATTCTGGAACTGCAGATGGAAGGCAAAAAACGCATGTCCATCCAGGATTTCCTTAGAGGCTATACCTTTCAAACCACCGCATGA
- a CDS encoding dihydrofolate reductase — protein MIHIVVAIAENRVIGKDNQLIWHLPEDLKHFKLLTMGHPMIMGRKTFEAIGKPLPGRTTIIITRQADYQAPEGCIVTTSLEEALQEAIALDEQVMVVGGAEIYKQALPLAEVVHLTLVHESFDGDVFFPELSPEEWNITGQQEHEADDKHAYPFSFFTFRRIANFSAN, from the coding sequence ATGATTCACATAGTAGTCGCCATCGCCGAGAACCGCGTCATTGGCAAAGACAACCAGCTTATCTGGCACCTCCCAGAAGATTTAAAGCATTTTAAACTGCTCACCATGGGCCATCCCATGATCATGGGCCGGAAAACGTTTGAAGCCATCGGCAAACCGCTCCCTGGGCGTACCACCATCATCATTACCCGTCAAGCAGACTACCAGGCTCCCGAAGGTTGTATCGTCACCACCTCTTTAGAGGAGGCCTTGCAAGAGGCGATAGCGCTAGACGAGCAGGTGATGGTAGTGGGCGGCGCAGAGATTTATAAGCAGGCCCTTCCGCTGGCCGAAGTAGTGCATCTAACTTTGGTACATGAGTCTTTTGATGGTGATGTCTTCTTCCCAGAACTAAGCCCCGAGGAATGGAATATCACCGGTCAGCAGGAGCATGAGGCAGATGACAAACATGCCTACCCGTTTTCCTTCTTCACGTTCCGAAGAATTGCGAACTTTAGCGCAAATTAG
- a CDS encoding C25 family cysteine peptidase produces MYSFKAFLLAFFLVGGLLLGASNSAFAQQVIYGNEWINYSQKYYKIQVPATGIYKLDKGYLQAAGITGVDPRKLQLFRRGQEVSIHVAGENDGSFDDGDFIEFYGEKNDGVLDKELYQDPAANHLNPYNSFYTDTAAYFLTWSAIDGKRMVSYAQPATNLTPEPWHWQEGFLLDDFQYARGKRYSGGYHSWMDAAEGFLGGSTAGFKFTLTNMASNVYTGVGAGAPSIEIALAGDNDNIHDIDLFVTPPGGSERLIGSERLIGYQSFKKKFPLRVTDFAANGTLVIRITAKNAASRYRTSYFKTYYPQKNTITTKSLSLGYEGTAVNPLYYVFDGSSAAASIGYDVTSQDNIKRIEGVTAGVQKGFVFPSTFKKGILWSGAQLVPLPAKEVRFKSVVGNKANYLIVSHKSLMVPFGESTNPVKDYAAYRASAAGGGYDTLVMDVGQLYDQFFYGEKSPVAIRRFIKYMLSTGNPKYLFLIGKGVEYTDKRVRNSPLSLPVQDLVPTGGVPGSDIFYTANWENGEYFPVVPTGRIAASQPQQVLDYLSKVKSHEALAQNLEWRKNILHLGGGIDGPERTILANYLRGFERIAEGKWLGAHVSTKLKSSIAGVDNINIAEELNNGLSMVTFFGHSSTSFSDLEIGLVSNVLNGYKNKDKYPFILMNGCEAGNSFIQAKSFGEDWLLTPDKGAIGFLAHVHAGLPPLLNVFSTNFYKAVFADEASFGKTVGEQHALTIKNTSASLSNGAAIAMYMQMVLQSDPAIVIVGPEKADYTIAEGGVSIKPIGGGTVTANSEKFLMEVDIKNLAKVNVDSFYVLVNRTLANGVVLKDSVKVGPVYYRDTISIELTGNVPNSAGVNKFEVVLDHQQKIPELDETNNTAAYEFFMSQSGVMTVAPQEFSIVSKGTVKLIGQSTNLLSAPRDYYFEIDTTNTFDSPWKKSQVVNSTSLPTWEVSLPETNGEDSVVYFWRFKYNTLGPDEEVIWANSSFRYIPNGSQGWSQARFAQVATGEPAGLVVSEKDKKFDFAPLFKRIEMRSGGGQHKMSFTAPYGIFIDGNSFIWDNCGFNNPNIYAIVFNDVTLDPYTKMPTGTGALCGFDTNVIYQFTNLNNITYRDRLQAFLKTIPEGYYVAMVGINNVPYSSFSPSLKEVFKGVGSKLIDGLQTGDPFAMLGRKGTASGTAVEASVNPDDTTTPRDLQMVRLEKQLQVNGRQGAITSNLIGPSTQWKTLNHQVVTSGADIYGVDIIGVTLEGEEEQLYTDITAKSYDISGIDAKVFPYLKLRLNMKDTEQRTTPTFKEWTVLYNAAPEGIIRPDIVGLDKYNKLSEQASSGKIDLRLAFQNVTDTDFAGDVSIETTLLLEDGTSTTTLSKVGPLVENDTIYFNYSLPTTNMKGTHRLRFNWNPKLLPEQNYNNNILEIPFTINQVAGMPPVLDVVFDGAHILDQDIVSPSPVINVMLKDNNRKVLITDPSSMEIFLKRPNATDFEEITIDGNPEVKWFAADEKNDFRVEFNPKDLEDGMYTLEVQGKDASGQKAAGERYRINFQVVNESAISNFFPYPNPFSSKTRFVFTLTGSYIPERMKIQIMTVTGKVVKEIQRDELGPLKIGNNMTEYAWDGTDEYGDRLANGVYLYRVIVDQGPEEMKKRSVNGDKAFKNGYGKIYILR; encoded by the coding sequence ATGTACTCTTTCAAAGCCTTTTTGCTGGCTTTCTTTTTGGTTGGAGGTCTCTTATTGGGGGCTTCCAATTCTGCTTTTGCGCAACAGGTAATCTACGGCAACGAATGGATTAACTACAGCCAGAAGTATTATAAAATACAGGTCCCAGCTACCGGTATTTACAAACTTGATAAAGGGTACCTGCAGGCTGCTGGAATTACAGGGGTTGACCCGCGCAAACTGCAACTCTTTAGAAGAGGCCAGGAAGTCTCTATCCATGTAGCCGGAGAAAATGACGGCTCTTTTGATGACGGGGACTTTATTGAGTTTTATGGCGAGAAGAACGATGGGGTGCTGGATAAAGAACTCTACCAGGATCCAGCGGCCAACCACTTAAACCCCTATAATAGTTTCTATACAGATACGGCTGCCTACTTCCTTACGTGGTCAGCTATTGATGGCAAGCGTATGGTGTCGTATGCCCAACCTGCTACCAATTTAACGCCGGAGCCATGGCATTGGCAGGAAGGGTTTTTGCTAGATGATTTTCAATATGCTCGTGGAAAGCGCTATTCGGGTGGCTATCACTCTTGGATGGACGCGGCTGAAGGTTTCTTAGGTGGGTCTACGGCTGGCTTTAAGTTTACACTCACTAACATGGCCAGTAACGTCTACACAGGGGTAGGCGCTGGCGCACCAAGTATAGAGATTGCCCTAGCTGGTGATAATGATAATATCCATGACATTGATTTGTTTGTAACACCACCCGGTGGGAGCGAGCGTTTGATTGGCTCTGAGCGTCTAATTGGCTACCAATCATTTAAAAAGAAGTTTCCATTAAGAGTCACGGATTTTGCCGCTAATGGAACATTGGTCATCAGAATCACAGCAAAAAACGCTGCATCAAGGTACAGAACCAGTTACTTCAAGACATATTACCCTCAAAAGAACACCATCACTACAAAATCTCTTTCTCTTGGATATGAGGGAACGGCAGTCAACCCATTGTATTATGTGTTTGACGGCTCTTCTGCTGCCGCTTCTATTGGGTATGATGTAACTTCTCAAGATAACATCAAGCGAATAGAGGGAGTGACGGCAGGAGTCCAAAAGGGATTTGTTTTTCCGTCTACTTTCAAGAAGGGTATTCTTTGGTCAGGGGCGCAGTTAGTGCCATTGCCAGCCAAAGAAGTACGCTTTAAATCAGTGGTGGGCAATAAGGCCAATTATCTGATTGTTTCTCACAAAAGCCTGATGGTGCCATTTGGCGAATCCACCAATCCGGTAAAAGATTATGCTGCTTATAGAGCCTCGGCCGCTGGTGGTGGGTATGATACGCTTGTCATGGACGTTGGACAACTCTATGACCAATTCTTCTATGGTGAGAAATCACCAGTAGCCATCAGAAGGTTTATCAAGTACATGCTCAGCACGGGCAACCCAAAGTATTTGTTTTTAATAGGGAAGGGGGTGGAGTACACAGATAAGCGCGTGAGAAATTCGCCGCTGTCTTTACCTGTGCAGGATTTAGTACCCACGGGCGGTGTACCAGGTTCAGATATTTTCTACACGGCCAATTGGGAGAATGGAGAGTATTTTCCGGTGGTCCCTACGGGTAGAATTGCCGCCAGCCAACCGCAACAGGTCTTGGATTACTTGAGCAAAGTGAAATCACATGAAGCCTTGGCCCAAAATCTGGAATGGAGAAAGAACATCCTCCATTTGGGTGGTGGTATTGACGGACCTGAACGTACAATTTTAGCTAATTATCTAAGGGGATTTGAACGCATAGCAGAAGGCAAGTGGCTGGGCGCTCATGTAAGTACCAAGCTCAAAAGTTCCATTGCCGGGGTAGACAACATTAACATCGCAGAAGAGTTGAACAATGGTTTGTCCATGGTCACTTTCTTTGGTCATAGCTCCACCAGCTTTTCAGATTTAGAGATTGGCTTGGTATCTAACGTATTGAATGGCTATAAGAATAAAGACAAGTACCCTTTCATTTTAATGAATGGCTGTGAGGCCGGTAACAGTTTTATTCAGGCCAAGTCCTTTGGTGAGGATTGGTTACTTACGCCAGACAAAGGTGCCATTGGTTTCTTGGCACACGTGCATGCAGGCTTGCCACCTTTGCTAAACGTCTTTAGTACCAACTTCTATAAGGCGGTCTTTGCAGATGAGGCCAGCTTTGGAAAGACAGTTGGGGAGCAGCATGCCTTGACTATTAAGAATACTTCAGCTTCTTTATCTAATGGAGCCGCCATTGCCATGTACATGCAAATGGTATTGCAGTCTGATCCCGCCATTGTGATAGTAGGTCCAGAAAAAGCAGATTATACCATTGCCGAAGGTGGAGTTTCTATCAAACCAATTGGCGGTGGCACGGTGACGGCCAACTCTGAGAAGTTTTTGATGGAAGTAGACATTAAAAACTTAGCCAAGGTAAACGTAGACTCTTTCTATGTATTAGTCAATAGAACGCTGGCCAACGGAGTAGTCTTGAAAGACTCTGTGAAAGTGGGTCCGGTTTATTACCGTGATACGATTTCTATTGAACTGACCGGTAATGTACCTAACTCAGCAGGAGTGAATAAGTTTGAGGTGGTTCTAGATCATCAGCAAAAGATTCCTGAGTTGGATGAAACCAATAACACAGCTGCCTATGAGTTCTTTATGTCTCAAAGTGGCGTGATGACGGTGGCTCCACAAGAATTCTCTATAGTGTCTAAAGGAACAGTAAAGCTAATAGGGCAATCCACGAACTTGTTAAGCGCGCCACGTGACTATTATTTTGAAATTGACACGACCAACACCTTTGACAGCCCTTGGAAGAAATCACAGGTGGTAAATTCAACGTCTTTGCCAACGTGGGAAGTGTCACTTCCAGAAACCAACGGTGAGGATAGCGTGGTTTATTTCTGGCGATTTAAATACAACACTTTAGGACCAGATGAGGAAGTCATTTGGGCGAACAGCTCATTCCGGTACATTCCCAACGGCTCGCAAGGTTGGTCTCAAGCGCGTTTTGCCCAAGTGGCTACCGGGGAACCGGCAGGCTTAGTAGTTTCAGAGAAAGATAAAAAGTTTGACTTCGCGCCTTTGTTTAAACGTATTGAGATGCGAAGCGGCGGCGGTCAGCACAAGATGTCCTTCACGGCACCGTATGGTATCTTCATTGATGGCAACAGCTTTATCTGGGACAATTGCGGGTTCAACAACCCCAACATTTACGCCATTGTTTTCAATGACGTAACGCTAGACCCTTATACAAAAATGCCTACAGGTACGGGTGCGTTGTGTGGGTTTGACACCAACGTAATCTATCAGTTCACCAACCTCAACAACATTACCTACAGAGACAGGTTGCAAGCTTTCTTGAAAACCATTCCTGAAGGGTATTATGTGGCCATGGTAGGTATCAACAATGTGCCTTATTCTTCTTTCAGCCCGTCATTGAAAGAGGTCTTTAAAGGGGTTGGCTCTAAATTGATTGATGGCTTACAAACCGGCGATCCTTTTGCCATGCTAGGCAGGAAAGGTACGGCTTCTGGCACGGCCGTAGAGGCTAGCGTAAATCCTGATGATACCACCACGCCAAGAGATTTGCAGATGGTACGCCTAGAAAAGCAACTACAGGTGAACGGCCGCCAGGGAGCGATCACTTCTAATTTGATAGGCCCCTCTACCCAATGGAAAACCTTGAATCATCAGGTAGTTACCAGCGGCGCCGACATCTATGGGGTGGATATCATTGGCGTAACGCTAGAAGGTGAGGAAGAGCAATTGTACACAGACATCACTGCCAAGAGCTATGATATTTCTGGGATAGATGCTAAGGTGTTCCCTTACCTGAAATTGCGTCTGAACATGAAGGACACCGAGCAACGCACCACACCAACGTTCAAAGAATGGACAGTGTTGTACAATGCGGCTCCAGAAGGAATCATTCGACCAGATATTGTAGGCCTAGACAAGTACAACAAGCTGTCTGAACAGGCAAGCAGCGGCAAGATTGATCTGCGCCTGGCCTTCCAGAACGTAACAGACACTGATTTTGCCGGCGACGTTTCCATTGAAACCACCTTGTTGCTGGAAGACGGAACCTCTACTACCACGTTGAGCAAGGTGGGACCATTAGTGGAGAATGACACCATCTACTTCAACTACTCGCTGCCTACCACCAACATGAAGGGCACGCACCGCTTGCGGTTTAACTGGAACCCTAAGTTGTTGCCAGAACAGAATTACAACAACAACATATTGGAGATTCCCTTCACTATTAACCAAGTGGCAGGCATGCCGCCGGTATTGGACGTGGTGTTTGACGGCGCGCATATTCTGGACCAGGACATCGTGTCCCCGAGCCCAGTGATCAATGTGATGCTGAAAGACAACAACCGCAAGGTGTTGATCACGGACCCGAGCTCCATGGAAATTTTCTTGAAGCGTCCTAATGCTACTGATTTTGAGGAAATCACCATTGATGGCAACCCAGAAGTGAAATGGTTTGCCGCTGATGAGAAGAACGACTTCAGGGTGGAGTTTAATCCTAAGGACTTAGAAGACGGCATGTACACGCTGGAAGTGCAGGGCAAAGACGCCTCTGGTCAAAAAGCGGCGGGAGAGCGTTACCGCATCAATTTCCAAGTGGTGAATGAGTCGGCTATCTCTAACTTCTTCCCATACCCGAACCCCTTCTCGTCAAAGACACGCTTTGTGTTCACGTTGACGGGCAGCTACATTCCGGAGCGCATGAAAATCCAAATTATGACCGTAACCGGGAAAGTGGTGAAAGAGATTCAGCGCGACGAGCTGGGACCATTGAAGATTGGCAATAACATGACCGAATATGCTTGGGATGGCACCGATGAATACGGAGACCGCTTGGCTAATGGCGTGTACCTGTACCGTGTGATTGTAGACCAGGGACCTGAGGAGATGAAAAAACGTTCTGTGAACGGAGACAAAGCCTTCAAGAACGGCTACGGTAAAATCTACATCCTGCGCTAA
- a CDS encoding PadR family transcriptional regulator, whose amino-acid sequence MKVENTQVQMRKGILEYCILEIIARGEAYASDMLEELTSAKMIVVEGTLYPLLTRLKNAGLLDYSWVESTSGPPRKYYTLTPTGLQFLDQLRLTWQELVDSTTFIINHKKSK is encoded by the coding sequence ATGAAAGTAGAAAACACACAAGTGCAGATGCGGAAAGGGATTCTGGAGTACTGCATTCTGGAAATCATTGCCCGCGGCGAAGCCTATGCCTCCGACATGTTGGAGGAACTTACTTCAGCCAAGATGATAGTAGTGGAGGGAACGCTCTACCCACTGCTGACCAGATTGAAGAACGCCGGCCTCTTAGATTACTCCTGGGTAGAATCCACCTCGGGGCCACCCCGCAAGTATTACACCCTCACCCCTACCGGCCTCCAGTTTTTAGACCAACTGAGACTCACCTGGCAGGAACTGGTAGACTCCACCACCTTCATCATCAACCACAAGAAATCCAAGTAA